One window of Anaerolineae bacterium genomic DNA carries:
- a CDS encoding zinc-binding dehydrogenase, which yields MKAVFFHEHGGLEVLQYGDLPTPEPGPGEVLVRLRAAALNRLDLWVRNGWPGIRLTYPHILGADGAGEVAAVGEGVTRWQVGQRVVINPNIGCGQCEYCLAGQDNMCQRWQLLGETRPGTYAEYVVVPEVNLLALPEPVSYAEAAAAALVFQTAWHSLITRGNLRPGEHVLIVGASGGVNTASIQIAKLTGCTVYVVGSDARKLALAEELGADYLIDRSRVEDWAKEVYRLTGKRGVDVVVDNVGTTFPLSFKAARKGGRILTVGNTGGPKFQIDNRYIFGKHLSIIGSTMSNKTDFATVMRLVFAGKLRPVLDRTYPLAEARAAQERLEKGDQLGKIVLEIP from the coding sequence ATGAAAGCAGTTTTCTTCCACGAACACGGTGGGCTGGAGGTGTTGCAATACGGCGACCTGCCCACCCCAGAGCCTGGCCCCGGTGAGGTGCTGGTGCGCCTGCGGGCGGCCGCGCTCAACCGGCTGGACCTCTGGGTGCGCAACGGCTGGCCCGGCATTCGCCTGACCTATCCCCACATCCTGGGCGCCGATGGGGCCGGTGAAGTCGCCGCCGTGGGCGAGGGAGTGACCCGGTGGCAGGTCGGTCAGCGCGTGGTCATCAACCCGAACATCGGCTGCGGTCAGTGTGAGTACTGCCTGGCCGGGCAGGACAACATGTGCCAGCGCTGGCAGTTGCTGGGCGAAACGCGGCCCGGCACCTACGCCGAGTATGTGGTCGTGCCTGAGGTCAACCTGCTGGCCCTGCCCGAGCCGGTCTCCTACGCCGAGGCGGCCGCGGCGGCGCTGGTGTTCCAGACCGCCTGGCACTCCCTCATCACCCGCGGCAACCTGCGCCCAGGGGAACATGTGCTCATCGTCGGGGCCTCCGGCGGGGTGAACACCGCCAGCATCCAGATCGCCAAACTGACCGGCTGCACGGTGTATGTAGTCGGTTCGGACGCCCGCAAACTCGCCCTGGCCGAAGAACTGGGCGCCGACTATCTCATCGACCGCTCTCGGGTGGAGGACTGGGCCAAAGAGGTCTATCGCCTCACGGGCAAACGGGGCGTGGATGTGGTGGTGGACAATGTGGGCACCACCTTCCCGCTGAGTTTCAAAGCGGCGCGCAAGGGCGGGCGCATCCTGACGGTGGGCAACACCGGCGGTCCCAAATTCCAAATTGACAATCGCTACATCTTTGGCAAGCACCTGAGCATCATCGGCTCCACCATGTCCAACAAAACCGACTTCGCCACGGTCATGCGGCTGGTATTCGCAGGCAAACTGCGGCCTGTGCTCGACCGCACCTACCCTCTTGCCGAGGCCCGCGCCGCCCAGGAACGGCTGGAAAAGGGCGACCAGTTGGGCAAAATCGTGCTGGAAATTCCCTGA
- a CDS encoding peroxiredoxin — protein MSEVKRMPLIGDPFPQMEVQTTRGKLTLPDAFKGKWFILFSHPADFTPVCTTEFVAFQKRYPEFRKLNTELIGLSVDQVFAHIKWEQWIEEKLGVKIEFPIIADNGAVAETLGLIHPGKGTNTVRAVLFVDPKGIIRAILYYPQELGRNMDEILRMIKGFQVSDEKGVAIPANWPENELIGDKVIVPPASDVETAAQRLKEYDCYDWWFCYKECE, from the coding sequence ATGAGCGAAGTCAAACGCATGCCTTTGATTGGCGATCCCTTCCCGCAGATGGAAGTCCAGACCACGCGCGGCAAACTCACCCTGCCCGACGCGTTCAAAGGGAAGTGGTTCATTCTTTTCAGTCACCCGGCCGATTTCACGCCGGTTTGCACCACGGAATTCGTCGCCTTCCAGAAGCGTTATCCCGAGTTTCGCAAACTGAACACCGAACTCATCGGGCTCAGCGTGGACCAGGTCTTCGCCCACATCAAATGGGAGCAGTGGATCGAAGAGAAACTGGGCGTGAAGATTGAGTTCCCCATCATCGCCGACAACGGGGCGGTGGCCGAGACCCTGGGCCTGATCCACCCCGGTAAGGGCACGAACACCGTGCGCGCCGTGTTATTCGTGGACCCCAAGGGGATCATCCGCGCCATCCTGTACTACCCGCAGGAACTGGGCCGCAACATGGACGAGATTTTGCGCATGATTAAGGGCTTTCAGGTTTCCGACGAAAAGGGCGTGGCCATCCCCGCCAACTGGCCGGAAAACGAACTCATCGGCGACAAAGTGATCGTGCCGCCGGCCAGCGATGTGGAAACCGCGGCCCAACGGCTCAAGGAATACGATTGTTACGACTGGTGGTTCTGCTACAAAGAGTGTGAATAA
- a CDS encoding biotin/lipoyl-binding protein, with protein sequence MKYITLVNGQEYTIELLDERHVRINDQVVEVDLVGLGNQPLYSMLADGKSYEAFVYRGEEGWQVLMQGTLYEVEVIDEREYLLRQRAGSSLVETGPFHLKAPMPGLIVAVPVKVGQEVRKGEVLVILESMKMQNELKSTRDGKVTRVLISPGEAVEKKQTLVTVE encoded by the coding sequence ATGAAATACATCACCTTAGTCAACGGCCAAGAGTACACCATCGAATTACTGGACGAGCGCCATGTGCGCATCAACGACCAGGTCGTGGAGGTGGACCTGGTGGGCCTGGGCAATCAGCCGCTCTACTCCATGTTGGCCGACGGCAAATCCTACGAGGCCTTTGTCTACCGCGGCGAAGAGGGATGGCAGGTGCTCATGCAGGGCACCCTTTACGAGGTGGAAGTCATCGACGAACGCGAGTACCTTCTGCGCCAGCGGGCCGGCTCCTCGCTGGTCGAAACCGGCCCCTTCCACCTCAAAGCCCCCATGCCCGGCCTCATCGTAGCAGTGCCTGTCAAGGTGGGCCAGGAAGTGCGCAAAGGCGAAGTGCTGGTCATCCTGGAATCCATGAAAATGCAAAACGAACTCAAGTCCACCCGGGACGGCAAGGTGACGCGGGTGCTGATCTCCCCCGGCGAGGCGGTGGAGAAAAAGCAAACCCTGGTTACCGTGGAATGA
- a CDS encoding acyl-CoA carboxylase subunit beta: MSTNEKIQRLREMKAQALLGGGPQRIETQHKKGKLTARERIELLLDRGSFHEIGMFVTHRSQNFGLDKQRYLGDGVVTGWGTINGRLVYVFAQDFTVLGGSLGEAHAEKIVRLLELAMKNGAPVIGLNDSGGARIQEGVVSLAGYADIFLRNVLASGVVPQISVIMGPNAGGAVYSPALTDFIFMVRRTSYMFITGPEVVKAVTHEDVSFEDLGGADVHATKSGVAHVVGDSEAEVLQKVRQLLSYLPQNNLEDPPFVDTGDDPLRMEEALDTLVPEDPSKPYDIKKVIRLVMDNGEFYEIHADYATNIVVGFARLGGHVVGVVANQPAVLAGVLDIDASTKAARFIRFCDAFNIPIVTFVDVPGFLPGTDQEHNGIILAGAKLLYAYAEATVPKLTVITRKAYGGAYDVMSSKHLRGDYNVAWPNAELAVMGPEGAVKIIFRRELQQAEDPEKRKNKLVEEYRRTFANPYIAASRGFLDDVIEPRETRPRLINALEMLQNKRDTNPPKKHSNMPL; encoded by the coding sequence ATGAGCACCAACGAGAAGATTCAACGGCTACGCGAAATGAAGGCCCAGGCCCTGCTCGGCGGCGGGCCGCAACGAATCGAGACCCAGCACAAAAAGGGCAAACTCACCGCCCGCGAGCGCATCGAGTTGTTGCTGGATCGAGGTTCCTTTCACGAAATCGGGATGTTCGTCACCCACCGGAGCCAGAACTTCGGGTTAGACAAACAGCGCTACCTGGGCGACGGCGTGGTCACCGGCTGGGGCACCATCAACGGCCGGCTGGTCTATGTATTCGCCCAGGATTTCACCGTGCTGGGCGGCAGCCTGGGCGAAGCCCACGCCGAGAAAATCGTCCGCCTGCTGGAGTTGGCCATGAAGAACGGCGCGCCGGTCATCGGCCTGAACGACTCCGGCGGGGCACGCATCCAGGAAGGCGTGGTCTCCCTGGCCGGTTACGCCGACATCTTTCTGCGCAACGTGTTGGCTTCCGGCGTAGTGCCGCAAATCAGCGTCATTATGGGCCCCAATGCCGGCGGAGCGGTGTACTCCCCGGCCCTGACCGACTTCATCTTCATGGTGCGTCGCACCTCCTACATGTTCATCACCGGGCCGGAGGTGGTCAAAGCGGTCACCCACGAGGATGTGTCCTTTGAAGATTTGGGCGGCGCCGATGTCCATGCCACCAAATCCGGCGTGGCCCATGTGGTGGGCGATTCGGAGGCCGAGGTGCTGCAGAAGGTCCGCCAACTGCTCTCCTACCTGCCCCAAAACAACCTAGAAGACCCGCCTTTCGTCGACACGGGCGATGATCCTCTACGCATGGAAGAAGCGCTGGACACCCTGGTGCCGGAAGACCCCAGCAAGCCCTACGACATCAAAAAGGTAATCCGCCTGGTCATGGACAACGGCGAATTTTACGAGATCCACGCCGATTACGCCACCAACATCGTGGTCGGGTTTGCCCGCCTGGGCGGCCATGTGGTGGGCGTGGTGGCCAATCAACCTGCAGTGCTCGCCGGCGTGCTGGACATTGACGCCTCCACCAAAGCGGCGCGCTTCATTCGCTTTTGCGACGCCTTCAACATCCCCATCGTCACCTTTGTGGATGTGCCCGGTTTCCTCCCCGGCACCGACCAGGAGCACAACGGCATCATTCTGGCCGGGGCCAAACTGCTGTATGCTTACGCCGAAGCCACAGTACCCAAACTGACCGTGATCACACGCAAGGCTTACGGCGGGGCCTACGATGTGATGAGCAGCAAACACCTGCGCGGCGATTACAATGTGGCCTGGCCCAACGCCGAACTGGCCGTAATGGGGCCCGAAGGCGCGGTCAAGATCATCTTTCGCCGCGAGTTGCAGCAGGCTGAAGACCCTGAAAAGCGCAAAAACAAACTGGTCGAGGAGTATCGTCGCACCTTCGCCAACCCGTACATCGCGGCTTCTCGGGGCTTTCTGGACGATGTCATCGAGCCCCGCGAAACCCGCCCCCGCCTGATCAACGCCCTGGAGATGCTGCAAAACAAACGGGACACCAACCCGCCGAAGAAACACAGCAACATGCCTCTGTAG
- a CDS encoding alpha/beta hydrolase: MKVHGHRLYYECHGPKDGTPLVLLHHGLGSTRAWKHQVPALAGAGFRVVVYDRWGYGASDPRPRLDVPHFAQDVADLAALLDTSGIVQALLVGHSDGGNVALAFAAAYPQQALAVVAVAAHIYLEDTMPQGIAQVAETYRTHPAVRAALDRAHHGRGEQVFRLWYEAWTQPALKHWDARPQFRAVTCPTLVIQGDADEHATPRHAQDLAAALPQAQVVIVSGGRHMLPQEQPETFNRLVLKFLKSWSRNTPYEEE, encoded by the coding sequence GTGAAGGTCCACGGTCACCGGCTGTACTACGAATGTCACGGGCCGAAGGACGGGACGCCCCTGGTGCTGCTGCACCACGGCCTGGGGAGCACCCGGGCCTGGAAGCATCAGGTGCCCGCCCTGGCCGGAGCCGGTTTTCGGGTGGTGGTGTACGACCGCTGGGGATACGGCGCTTCCGACCCTCGCCCGCGCCTGGATGTGCCTCACTTTGCACAGGATGTGGCCGACCTGGCCGCCTTGTTGGACACTTCAGGCATCGTCCAGGCCCTGTTGGTCGGCCATTCGGACGGCGGCAATGTAGCCCTGGCCTTTGCCGCGGCCTATCCTCAGCAGGCGCTGGCCGTGGTAGCCGTGGCGGCGCACATCTATCTTGAAGACACCATGCCTCAAGGCATCGCCCAGGTCGCCGAGACTTACCGCACCCATCCGGCCGTTCGGGCGGCGCTGGACCGCGCCCATCACGGTCGGGGCGAGCAGGTGTTTCGCCTGTGGTACGAAGCCTGGACGCAACCCGCCCTCAAACACTGGGATGCCCGCCCTCAATTCCGGGCTGTGACCTGCCCGACGCTGGTGATCCAGGGCGACGCCGACGAGCATGCCACCCCACGCCACGCGCAGGATCTAGCCGCCGCCCTTCCCCAGGCGCAGGTGGTCATCGTGTCCGGAGGGCGTCACATGTTGCCCCAGGAACAACCGGAGACCTTCAACCGGCTCGTGTTGAAATTCCTGAAGTCCTGGTCCAGAAACACGCCTTATGAGGAAGAGTGA
- the accC gene encoding acetyl-CoA carboxylase biotin carboxylase subunit, translating to MFNKVLIANRGEIAVRIIRACRELGLQTVAVYSDVDREALHVRYADEAYYLGPPPARESYLRMDKILEIAKKSGAGAIHPGYGFLAERADFAQACADEGIVFIGPKPSSIAAMGDKAVARATVAAAGVPVVPGTEGEGSLSDEELLALAPKIGFPLLIKATAGGGGKGMREVRSLEEMPTLLRQARREAEAAFGDGNVYLEKLIEGARHIEIQLLADQEGHTIYLGERECSIQRRHQKLLEEAPSPFVDEDLRRRMGKVAVRAAQAVGYVNAGTIEFLVDKDKNFYFLEMNTRLQVEHPITEAVTGVDIVKEQIRIARGRPLSYTQEDIKIRGWAIEARINAEDPYNNFMPSIGKVEHVILPTGPGVRVDTGVYPGMEITPYYDPLISKVIVWGETRGHAILRLRRALEEYKIVGVRTNIPFHQNLIEQHRFIAGSFDTRFVEERFSMEEADSIREVHPDIAALLATLVAHREAERAARIIRPAKRDTSNWKWYGRWERIRR from the coding sequence ATGTTCAACAAAGTCTTGATCGCCAACCGCGGTGAAATCGCCGTTCGCATCATCCGCGCCTGCCGAGAACTGGGCCTGCAGACCGTGGCGGTCTATTCGGATGTGGATCGCGAGGCGCTGCATGTTCGTTACGCCGACGAAGCCTACTACTTAGGGCCGCCCCCTGCGCGCGAATCCTACCTGCGGATGGACAAAATCCTGGAGATCGCCAAAAAGTCGGGCGCCGGCGCCATTCATCCGGGGTACGGGTTTCTGGCCGAGCGCGCCGATTTCGCCCAGGCCTGCGCCGACGAGGGCATCGTATTCATCGGCCCCAAACCCTCCTCCATCGCCGCTATGGGCGACAAAGCCGTGGCGCGGGCCACGGTGGCCGCGGCGGGGGTGCCCGTGGTGCCGGGCACCGAAGGCGAAGGCAGCCTGAGCGACGAGGAACTCTTGGCCCTCGCGCCGAAAATCGGCTTTCCTCTGCTCATCAAGGCCACGGCCGGCGGTGGGGGCAAGGGGATGCGCGAGGTCCGCTCGCTGGAAGAAATGCCGACCCTGCTGCGGCAGGCCCGTCGTGAGGCCGAGGCCGCCTTCGGCGACGGCAATGTTTACCTGGAGAAACTCATCGAGGGGGCACGGCACATTGAAATCCAACTCCTGGCCGACCAGGAGGGCCACACCATCTACCTGGGCGAGCGCGAGTGCTCCATCCAGCGCCGTCACCAAAAACTGCTGGAAGAAGCCCCCTCCCCCTTTGTGGACGAAGACCTGCGCCGGCGCATGGGCAAAGTGGCCGTACGGGCGGCCCAGGCCGTGGGCTATGTCAATGCTGGGACCATTGAATTCCTGGTGGACAAGGACAAGAACTTCTACTTCCTGGAGATGAACACCCGGCTGCAGGTGGAACACCCCATCACCGAGGCCGTCACCGGGGTGGACATCGTTAAGGAGCAGATCCGCATCGCCCGGGGACGTCCGCTCTCGTACACCCAGGAGGACATCAAGATTCGCGGCTGGGCTATCGAGGCCCGGATCAACGCCGAGGACCCCTACAACAACTTCATGCCCTCCATCGGCAAAGTGGAGCATGTCATCCTGCCCACAGGGCCTGGCGTTCGGGTGGACACCGGCGTGTATCCTGGGATGGAGATCACCCCCTACTACGATCCTCTTATCTCCAAAGTCATCGTGTGGGGCGAGACGCGGGGCCACGCCATCCTGCGCCTGCGACGGGCTCTGGAAGAGTACAAAATCGTCGGTGTGCGCACGAACATCCCCTTCCACCAAAACCTGATCGAGCAGCACCGCTTTATCGCCGGCAGTTTCGACACCCGCTTCGTGGAAGAACGCTTCTCCATGGAGGAGGCCGACAGCATCCGCGAAGTGCACCCTGACATTGCGGCCTTGCTGGCCACCCTGGTCGCCCACCGAGAAGCCGAACGCGCCGCCCGCATCATCCGGCCAGCCAAACGCGACACATCCAACTGGAAATGGTATGGCCGGTGGGAACGGATTCGCCGCTGA